A single genomic interval of Sander lucioperca isolate FBNREF2018 chromosome 9, SLUC_FBN_1.2, whole genome shotgun sequence harbors:
- the LOC116049962 gene encoding trace amine-associated receptor 1-like: MEPEVTFNRTSVVTAIHPCYEIDNFNFILTKTPSIICVLLYFFLMLLSVITICGNSLVILSVFYFQQLHTPTNYLILSLAVADVLVGIIVFPFSMAFSLSSCLYDEGLFCKVRGSFDITLSTTSILHLCCISIDRYYAVCQPLTYRTKINHCVVVIMILVSWGVSALIAISITIAGLNNDKCGERCFIDVLIFNTIGPIFSFYLPVIIMLCIYLKIFLAAQKQARSIQNTTCQSKKSGATVSKNERKATKTLAIVLGVFLLCWTPFFLCTTVLPFSNDSVPVPVIETLNWLTLSNSMLNPFIYAFFYSWFRSAFRMIISGKIFHGDYTNSKLS, encoded by the coding sequence ATGGAACCAGAAGTCACTTTCAACAGGACTAGCGTTGTGACTGCCATACATCCTTGCTATGAAATAGATAACTTCAATTTCATACTGACAAAAACTCCTTCCATTATatgtgtattattatattttttcctaATGTTATTGTCTGTTATCACAATATGTGGGAACTCTCTCGTTATACTCTCCGTCTTTTATTTCCAACAGCTCCACACTCCTACTAACTACCTTATTCTCTCTCTGGCTGTGGCTGACGTGCTTGTTGGGATCATAGTCTTTCCTTTCAGCATGGCATTCTCCCTTAGCTCATGTCTGTATGATGAGGGTTTATTTTGCAAAGTACGAGGTAGTTTTGATATAACACTGAGCACAACTTCTATTCTGCACTTATGTTGTATTTCTATTGACAGATATTATGCAGTGTGTCAGCCTCTGACCTATAGAACTAAAATCAACCATTGTGTTGTAGTGATCATGATTCTGGTTAGCTGGGGTGTTTCTGCTCTAATTGCAATAAGCATCACAATTGCTGGATTAAACAATGATAAATGTGGGGAAAGGTGTTTCATTGATGTACTCATATTTAACACTATTGGAcctattttctcattttaccTCCCAGTGATCATAATGCTCTGTATCTACCTAAAGATTTTCCTTGCTGCACAGAAACAGGCACGCAGCATCCAGAACACAACCTGTCAGAGCAAAAAGTCTGGAGCAACTGTCAGTAAGAATGAGAGAAAGGCTACCAAAACTCTGGCTATCGTTTTAGGAGTCTTTCTTTTATGTTGGactcctttctttctttgtacCACTGTTTTGCCTTTCAGTAATGACTCAGTGCCAGTTCCTGTGATTGAAACACTTAACTGGCTTACACTGTCAAACTCCATGCTCAATCCCTTTATTTATGCTTTCTTTTACAGCTGGTTCAGATCAGCTTTTAGAATGATCATTTCTGGGAAAATATTTCATGGTGATTATACTAATTCTAAACTGTCTTGA